A stretch of Gossypium hirsutum isolate 1008001.06 chromosome A06, Gossypium_hirsutum_v2.1, whole genome shotgun sequence DNA encodes these proteins:
- the LOC121230345 gene encoding VQ motif-containing protein 9 → MDKSCQSSGESSITSNSSTANNRDHYLKHLNKLSHKISKPSSSTTAAAVAASAAGPLIRKSSFELTQNLTQAQLPPPPPPPPNPNQSGLQAQQHQPPVYNINKNDFRDVVQKLTGSPAHERFSTPQPIHQPKPQSSRLQRIRPPPLPHVCNRPSPMMNMNPSGCSQSNPPVGGPTVNSFMNQRPPATAPLSPLPPLPTVLAAAESPVSAYMRCLQNSLSTSVDPNPKQFTGFPPLAPLVSPRWNNLTAPQQQQQPPPPPSQQQPQVSSPLPFGCLNSPRSPYALLSPSLLFSPNSGQLGFPLSPTVPIPKWRSL, encoded by the coding sequence ATGGATAAAAGCTGTCAATCTTCTGGTGAATCCTCCATTACGAGCAATAGCTCCACTGCTAACAATAGAGATCATTACCTTAAACACCTTAACAAGCTTTCCCATAAGATTTCTAAACCCTCTTCTTCCACCACCGCCGCCGCCGTCGCTGCCTCCGCCGCTGGTCCACTCATCAGGAAGTCTTCTTTTGAACTGACCCAGAATCTTACACAGGCTCAGCTTCCGCCTCCGCCACCGCCGCCTCCGAATCCTAACCAAAGTGGTCTCCAGGCTCAACAACACCAGCCACCTGTTTACAACATCAACAAAAACGACTTCAGGGATGTGGTGCAGAAACTTACCGGTTCACCGGCTCACGAACGCTTTTCTACTCCGCAGCCAATCCACCAGCCCAAACCACAAAGCTCTCGGCTTCAAAGGATCCGACCTCCTCCTTTGCCGCATGTTTGTAATCGTCCTTCTCCCATGATGAATATGAACCCTTCCGGTTGCTCTCAATCTAACCCTCCCGTCGGTGGCCCTACTGTTAATAGCTTCATGAATCAAAGGCCACCTGCTACCGCCCCTCTTTCACCACTCCCACCACTCCCGACTGTACTCGCGGCGGCGGAATCCCCTGTCTCTGCCTATATGCGTTGCCTACAAAACTCCTTATCCACCTCTGTTGATCCTAACCCAAAACAATTCACTGGGTTCCCACCATTAGCCCCACTCGTTTCACCCCGTTGGAACAACTTGACCGCcccacaacaacaacaacaacctcCGCCGCCGCCATCGCAACAACAGCCACAGGTATCATCACCACTACCATTCGGCTGCTTGAATTCCCCGCGGTCACCCTATGCTTTACTTTCCCCAAGCTTGCTATTTTCTCCAAATTCGGGTCAACTAGGATTCCCTCTTTCACCAACAGTGCCCATCCCAAAATGGCGAAGTCTTTGA